The following nucleotide sequence is from Dromaius novaehollandiae isolate bDroNov1 chromosome Z, bDroNov1.hap1, whole genome shotgun sequence.
gtgttTTTTGGTGTACTTGGTATAGAGAAAAGTGTTCAAAATATATTGTTTCCTAGctaattagatttttttcaattaatcTTCAAACAGTAGAAACTTGACAGCTGGAAACTTTAGTGAGAAAGAAATTGTTATGCTTTCTCTTGATAAAATTTAGTGTTAACTTCCCATTCATGATCCTTTCTTGTAGTTTTAAACCACATTTGTTAAAGTAGAGCAGTTGTTTACAGACACAGAATAAAACATTAGACATGACAACACTGTAATAAGTTCAGAAAAGAGTGCAAAACAAGTCTCATTAGGGAAAGGTGGGATGGGGGAGGAGAATCACTGTCTTAACCAAAGATACTGTGCCTGTGTTCTTGCAGACCCTGGTTAAAATGTATGCTAATTTAAGCAAGACTTGAGTTGTAACAATAAGTGTAGTGTCTTGTTTAAATATTGCTGTATTAATAATTGCTGGGGAGGTAGTAGATGTACAATATTAACAATTTTGTGGACTGCTGGGGTTTTATCTCGAGTAGGATAGAACTGAAGGATATATCTGCCACAAGTACTTCAATTTTTGGAGAATATCAAAGAGGCTGTTTGCAAGTGATCGTGAGTTTGGGGACTTGGGAATTTGGTATTTGCTCAGAGTTTTTGACGTGGCATACCTTCATAATTCAATTGACTTCAGGGCTGTATGAAGGAGGGTATTGGCTGGTTTTTATTATATGGTTTAGGAATGGacttcagaagaaataaatacaataattattggaaatacataaaaatttACTCTAACTCTTTAGTGATAAAAGCATAAACACTTGAAACATCCTAATTTGACAGTTGAAATAGCCTCAATAACATAAATAACGATATGACTTAGTCCTAAAGTTCCGGCATTCTTAAAACAAGAGGATAATTCCTTAACAAAAAGTCATTTTCcatttgaatattaaaaaataaacaagttcTCTTTTCTCTAGGACGATGACTTCGTACTAAAATAAGTgtgaaaattctcatttaaaatctGTAGATTTGACATAGTCCCTTTATCCAGAATTTATGCCTTGGTCTAGAAGACAAATTACACAAGTAAAAGAATGCACATCAAACTATTGCATTGATGTTAAGGTGAATTAGCCCCATGGCTTGAGACATAATTTAGCTCTTTAGTCCTCTCTCTTTAGTATAactattttcagttttgtgtgCTTGAAAACCTACCTGCTGTGAACTGTATAcattaatttccttttattattttttttccctagattatGGGATGATGGAATTATTGATCCAGCTGACACGAGACTGGTTTTGGGCCTCAGTATCAGTGCAGCACTAAATGCACCTACTAAGAAGACAGAATTTGGGGTTTTCAGGATGTAATAGAAATGCGTACTACATGTCATAATCAGCTGTGTATATTTTAATTGGGGCTAGAGAGCAAACTAATTGCAATGTTGAGGTGttttaaactgattaaaaaataaagatttgtaCACTGTTTTGGATGGAAGTGTCCTAATTACATTTTCACTGAATAATCCTCACACTGTGCTTTAGTGTTTTAACACTGATTTCAGGTCGGTCACTGGTAGTGCTTGTATAACACCACAGTGTCCATTTGGTGATTAACTTGTAACTTCTGACATTAAGTTAAATGTTTGACAAGAAACATTCATATTATCTCTTAAATAAAATTGtgcaaaataaaatctgcaaaatAGGCTGTATATTTGCTGCTTATTGgctcctttatttcttttaattctaTTTTGTGTATCTCCTGTAGATGCCatccaacaacaaaaaatccataTTCACTAGTAAATAACTTTTGTGAAACAAAGTGCAGTAAGGGCAGCCAGTGAGTTCAACACAGCATGAAATTATAGATTTCATGCAGTTGTtagcattttggcttttctcTGGCTTTCATCCAGAAAAATTGCTCTTCTGTGTGATTCCCTGAAGTCAAAACAACAGAGAATCTGATGGATGGATGGCTCCTTCTGGAAGAGCAGGAGATAGCATGCTAGCATCTGTGGGAGCTGCAGGTTGCTGAGCATTTTTGAAGGTTAGGATTGGCTGCTGACATGTTTTAACACCTTGCTTAGTGGTGTGATCCCTCTGGCAATTTTAGTTTCATAAAGACGCAGCAGTCTCCCCGCGTGGATCAATGCTTGACTTGGAGCACATGCCTCAATGCTACTTTCAGGTTGTTAAATGGAGTGCTGGAGTGCTTTGCTTAATCTTCTTTATTTAGTGTAATTTTGTTGCAGTGTAATGTTTTTAGAGAATTCAATCTGtcatttcatttgttcttttcagaTATATTGTACCTTGTAGAAATTAAATGCTTCGTGTGTACTTTGCCTAGAATAAGGAGGTAAATGTGCTAGCTGGGACTAGGAAGGGAATTTTACCTACATTGGGCCTATGCGTGCTCAAATACCAAATAGATGGTGGCTAAATAGCAGGAATATTTTTTACTGGAAACCAAATTCTCTCACAATTAATGCACTTGGGTGGAGATCCTATCCTGTGCTGGCCTGTGAGGAGAAGAAAGATTGCTCATAGATTGCTTCCCAGATAACTTGTCAGTGGTAGTCTTTCCCAGACTTGTGGGGCAGAGAAGCTCCCCCTTGGTCccaggagggagaaggagggtcATATAGCTATAGCATATGCATatgtatagcatatatatataagcatatatatgcatacagcgTATAGCTGTGTTTCAGGCAGTAtgcaaaagtgaaaatgaaagaagtAAATGCTTTAGAATGGAGGGTTTCAATGTAGAATAAACAGGCCATCACACGTTGAGCTGTGGGTCTCTCATGTGCCCCTGTGTTGCAACAAATGGTCAGTTTTCTACCTCTGACCTTACAGAGAAGAAATCCATTCAAAACATGGTGCATTCTGCACCATGAGAAAGTTTACTTTTGAAAGTCTGTGCATATGTTACTTTGTCATGCTGACATGCATGTTCTTAGGATATTAAATACTTAACagagaagaataatttaaaattctGTAGTAAAATGGCAATAAGGCATAGAGCTGTGTTTTCATGTCACTGCTTCTTGTTCTCAACTTACCACAGGGATTTGTAGATGATGTGTTGGTCATGGCCCTGGGaattctttcttctgaaaatacagtGGTGTTATCTATGGTTGCTGGATTTTGAGATGCCTttgaaaaaagcatatttttgaaTATGTGTATAAAAAGGCCAGGGAGTATGAAGAAATCACTCTCCACCCCCCTGATTGCTATTAATGGCTTCCAAGAAAAGGAAACACTCTGTATTTTTGTACTTACTATTACTGCTGTAGAGTAACTGGTTCAGGCATCCATTGCCCTCCTGCCTTTAACTCTTTGGGTCAGCTTCCTGAGTCTGTTAGCCCAAAGCCATATGGCCCACTCTCTTAACAGTAAGTGATCACTCTTTTGGTGAGACTGGTAATGAAATCATTCTGAGTTGGAGACAGTAACTGATAATCCTGAGATGTAGATAATGAAAGCAGATATAGGACCCTCCGCGAATGCTGTCTCCCTATTGCTTGTTACATCTGAAAGGACAGTTACTTACATTTAtcaaaatttcttcttttaaatatgtaCAACCCAAGTCAAAACATGTCTCTGAATAAATCAGGCAGTTCTGCCTTCGTAATACCTATCTTTGGAAACATGTTAAACAAATGGCATTCATCAGCACGAGCTCATTAGCATCCTATCAGTATGTTCTGGTTAGGGGAAGATACAGGACGGGACCTACATTCAACATAAATGATGCCAAGAATCACTCGTGATTATCACCTCTCCCTTGCATATGAAAAAATGTTGGAAAAGCTTTTCACGTTAATGTGCTGTGCCTCATATGTGGACACTTACTGTGCATAATGCACACTGGCTATGCTGGTACTCTGGCAGAAGAGACAGCACCTTGCATACTGTCAATCAGATTTGCTGAAAAATCTTGTCTTCTGTGGACCTGCTAGAAGTGAAGTGTAGGACACCACCATATCTATACCGTATTTGATGATGCTCATAGGGGCATTATTCCATTTTATAGATACTCTCGTTTGTTTTTGTTGCTTACCTGTAGGATCTCTTCCAGATGTTTAATGAATATTAATGGTAAATAAACTACTACTTTTGAAGAAGGCAGATAGTGCCTGTCTGATGGCTGTCCCTTTGAGAAGACTGCTGACAAATGGTAGCTTTTGACTGCCAGTGTAAGGACATGAGTCCTGACAGCAGAGGCAACTTGAGATCTATAGGTGGTTTTCCAGACTTGTTCCACCCATCTCGGGTGTGTATGGTCACTTCACTGTAGTATCAGCAGCTCACAACTGTTAATCTACTTACTTACTGTAAAAGATAATACTTAGAGTGATACTTTTTTTCAGGGCAGAAGTTGAGGAATAGATGAAATGGCTCCCCCATATCAAGCGTACAAACTGTGGTAGACCGGGACCTTGAACTTAGTCTCTAGGCTTCCAGGTGACCTTTCTACTCTCACTTGGCCTCTCTTCAGGACCACTTTTCTGGGCTGTatgtcttcctccctcctctgaaCAGCACATCTCTTGACCATGGCAAGACCAAGAGATAACCTAGTTCTAGCTCTCCTGATGACTCTAAAGGACATAGCCTTTTTAAGAGAGGTCAACATTTGAGTTTGTTGTGTTTAAGGGGGTTGATATTGTGACCTCAATAGTGTTTTCAAATGCCCCTGTGGTGGAAGGAAGTGGAAAGCTGTGAATGTGGTGGACTAAGATGCTTGTCTTGTCCCTAGATACTGCTGCAAGTAACTGATGGTGTTTCTTAAGTTACTTGGGCTGAGATGGTGAATTAAGGATGGATGGATCACAGAAACCTCACCTCTGCCCATTGCCACTCACACctaccattttctttttattctcatgGCACCCAGAGATGCGCTGGGCACTTGCAGAAGTTGCAGTGCGGTAAATAACTGAAATTGCTGGCAGTTTACCTAATGAAAGTCGAGGTCAGATAGTTTGGTCTGAAAACGTTGCAAGGCTTGTGTGCCTGTTTTGAAGACCGGAGTGAGACGCAGCTGGTGCATGGGTTCTGCAATAACTCTGCCTGCAGAAACAAAGGGAGAGTCTATAAATGTAATTTCTGAGAAGTTACTGGGTGCCTGTTCTcactcctctctccctccccttttccttccattttgggGTTAGCTTAACATGAGGTTTGTTGTCTCAGTAATTGTGTTGGCATTTGTATATTTGCTGTTCTTGTGAGACTCCCATCCCTTACTGAAATAGTACTTTTCCGATCTCTTACTCATAGAGATGAATTGGTATCTGCCTCTGAAACAGATGTTACCTTTCCAGTATGCCTCTGGACTCTATCGTTACTTCAAATGTGGCAGAACCCTAATTTATCTTAGATTTTCCTTGCTGTTCCAGATTTCAGCCAAAGAAATCTCTTGATTCAGAAAACCAGCAACGGtatattttattaactttttttttccttaaagtgaGGTTTTTAAATTAAGgcaattcagcaaagcacttccaAAAGCCCACTGCTTTTCAGCAAAGCTTAAAGGATCCACTTAAAGCCAGATGTCCACTTTCATGGCTCTGATTCAGTAGAGCACTCGACTAAATGCTTCACGCTAATCTCTACAGTCTCGTAGCCATAAAATCTGCCCAACCGTGTGTATGTGTCAAGCTGAAACTGGAATACATAAATGAATCAAAACTGCTGAATGAATACTATATTATTTTGACAACAGCGTCAACAGAAACCTccactgttttcctgcttttagaAGCACATTCAATTACGGTCGCTGTGCAAAGCATACACAGTGCAGAACCTTAAAAAGGAGCcatttgaaatacagattttgatACTCTGTTTCCTGTTTGTATCTCATCTGCAAGAGCTTTAGTATGTAGGAAGTAAGTTAACTGTGAGAAGCTTGAGTTAATACAGCGTAACAACAGAGCTGTTCATATCCGAGCTCTCACTGAATTCCACATGGAGCGTCTGAGCTGAGCTCTGTGGTGTCGCAGACTCCCTTAGTTTGGTAGCCAGCTCGTCTTACAACTGGCTACTGATGCTGTTTTCTaaaagtatctctgttttctggtACTTGCATAgagtgattttgcttttttttttttttccgctttttgttttactgtgacCCTGTTCTGCTCCTTGATATGATAGTTTCTGACTCTTATTTAATATTCAGATATCCTGCAtcctaaaacattttttccccatagTGATTGAGACAAAGTCTGTAAGAATGACTGAATGTGGAGCTGAGTATAGTGATATTTGCAGAAATAATGCAAGACAGATAGCAATAGGCAGATACAGAAATGTATAGTTATATAGGTAACTATATCTAGATAGATGCAATGATTTCTGGAGATAGATAGACATTTCTAATTGCCTCCACACTAGATAATACTTTTAACGTAGGAACTAACAATCCAAAATTCAACTTTTTACATGGAAGTGCAAGCTGGAAAGAAAGCAATGGTGGTTTCTAAGCATCTCTGTGGTGTTTTCAACACTGCATGAGTAACTTTCATACTATAAAATACAGCTTGCATTTCAGTCCAGGTTTCACTGAGTCTGCCTTCAAAGTTGAATAGACTATATCTGCCTCTCCATATAAAGCATTATGTTTTTCTCAGTCTATGTTATTTCCTTGCTCTAATGTACTTTAGCAGCCCCGTCATTTCAAGCACTTCACATTGCTGTGTCTTCGCTCCAGCCTGGGATGTGGGATTGGCCACGAGTGGTGTGATGGCAGACGTTAGCCTTGCCTGGGCAGAACAAGGCTGGAGGATTTATGCAAACACACAGAGGATCTCTATGCTGAAGAGCAATTACAAACGAGATCTTTGCTGAATGTGATGATCAATAGGAAAGTGTGGGAGGAGGTAACAGCAAGAGGTGAACATGCAGCTCTGGAGACAAGCAACACAATAGCGGGAGTGATCTGAGGCTTTTTATTGCCTCAAACAAAATGACACTGTTAAAAATTCCTTGTTAAGCCACAGCTCCCTATGGTTCCTTTAAACATTTGCCTTCCCATTTGGAAAATAGCTCTCTGggtctgattttttaaaatatgtgtgtATTTTGTGCATGTTGCCTTTTCAGGCTGATCCTAACCACCCTGTTAAAACCAGCTATGCGGGTTTTGTTAATGAGGCTTTTcatattcctcctcctcctcctccttccagggAGCCCAAGACGGCTGCTGCTGGTCAGGGGGGCGAGGACGGCTGTGTGCCTCCCCGAAGGCGAAGCGCCAGCAGCTGCCAGCGCTGGTCCGAGGCGGCGGAGGCAAAGCGGGGGCCTCCCCCGGGCGagcgctgctccctgctctgcctcccgcAGTAACGCGGGAGTCGCACACCAACACAACGTGACTCACGGAGGCCAAACTTCTGCCTCGCCAGCCGGCTCTcccctgcttctctctgctggtCTTTGTTTTAGCCTGCCAAAGCCTCCTGGGCTTTGTGGAGGCAGAGCCTGTGGGACTGAGCTGCGAGGAGGGCACTTGTCACCTGTCTGAGTCTACATGGCATCCCTGACCCCAggccctgctgtggcctcactTCGGGTCCTGTGTCAGACAGGCACCAGGGTGGCCTTGCTGCGGGGAGCACGCGGGGAGCTGTGTGGCCTGGACGCGTGAGCCTCCGAAGGGCCGGCGGCTCCTGGGTCCCCTCCCAGGGGGATCGTGCCCCCTTCCTGTGCCCCAGGTCTGCTGCCGTTAGCCACCGCCCTGCTCTACAGcctcttgctgcttttctcattGTTAAGCATTTACGGCCACTCTCCTGTCTGCCTCCTGCCCTTACAGCGACCAGCTGCGGCCTGGGCTGGATTTGGGCCTGCAGAGTAACTCTTCCACCATGGCACTATTTAATGCAAGGGGACGCTTAAGTAGGAAGGCCTGAACTGAAACTAGCACAGCTCATGTGTGTGTGCGCTGACTGTAGTTTTCCCTTTTGTGATCGTGCTTTTTTCTCCTCACCAGGACCTGGCCATATATCATGCATGGGACGGATGGTGCTCACTGAGCAGCTGGTCAGTAGTCCACATTTGGCCTCAAGTCCCTTTCTTACAGCTCTGCTGTAAATCCTGATGGTTACTTTTACCTTGAGCCTTCTGATGCCACTTTTGCTCCCCATTCTCTGTAATCCTGACCCTTTCCACCCAGGTGTCAGTCCTACATCTCACCTTCACAATCTCTTCATTCAAGCTTCCcatccctgcctgctccttgCTCGCCATCTCTGTCTTCCCTCCTTCTTCTTCAGACTGATTCTTTCATCCTGGCTCTCTCCCCCACTGCAGTCTGCTTTCTCTTAGCCCACAGGCTACTGCTTCTCCCTGGTCGTGGACCCCTCCATCAGTTTCCAAGCCTGATCTCTTTGATGAAGCAGCCCACCTGTCTTTGGCTCGCTTCTCTGTGTGTCTGCCTGCCTGTCTCTTGCTCCTCCCCACGCCCGTTCTGCCTGTGCACCCCAGGGCTGTgtctcctgctctgcctgcacGGTGCAGGGGGCCAGAGGCTTCCTGACAGCCCTTGTCCCCTCCGCAAGGGGAAAGATAGGGGAACTTGCGCGCGGGCAGAACGCTTTCTCCTCGTCCCTGTTCTCCAGAAAGGCTGCTTTCCGCCTCCTCGCACCAGAACCGGCTTGTGCTGAATCTCGCTTAAGAAAGTTGACGCGGGGCGGCCGGTTCCCGGGGGGCGCCAGCCGTCCCGGGTCCGGCAGAGCCGAAGCAGCAGACAGGCGCCGGTGCCGCCGGGCGAGCCGGGCctccccgcgggccgggcggtgctgggcgcgccgggccgggccgggccaggggcggcgcggcccggcggcggggggcgctgacgcaggcggccgggcgcggcgccaggcgacggcggcggcggcggcggcggcggcggcgctataaagcggcggcggcggcggcggcgctgcagcACCATGGAGAGCTGCCGGCCGCTGGCGCTGTGCGCGCTggccgccgcgctgctgctgggCGCCCGCGGGCAGGGGCCGCCCGatccgccgcgccgcgcccgcgacctgggccccggcggcggcggcgcctcccacGAGAAGGAGCTggtggggccgggcgccggggccggggccggggctggagtCGGGGGCCGGGGCgtccgggcgccggggcgggctcCCCCGCGCGGGGCGCGCGCCCTGACGCGGGGGGTCTCGGGGGTCTCTCGGCAGATCGAGGCGCTGCAGGAGGTGCTGGAGAAGCTGAAGAGCAAGCGGATCCCGCACTACGAGAAGAAG
It contains:
- the LOC135324757 gene encoding cocaine- and amphetamine-regulated transcript protein, which gives rise to MESCRPLALCALAAALLLGARGQGPPDPPRRARDLGPGGGGASHEKELIEALQEVLEKLKSKRIPHYEKKFGQVPMCDAGEQCAVRKGARIGKLCDCPRATSCNSFLLKCL